GCCGGCCGTCCCGCATGCGCCGTCCGCAAGGACGAAGGGCGGCGCCCCGATGCCGGAACGCCGCCCTTCGACAGACCCGGACGACCACGCGGTGCCCGGGGGTTTTCATCGGCCGCAGCCTCAGTCGACTTCCATCATGCCGGTCTCGGCGGCGAAGGCGAGGTTCTTTTCCTCTTCCGGCGCATGCACCGCGCTGCGGCCGACCATCGAGATCGCGAGGCCGGCAATGGCGCCCGGCACCGCGAAGGCCAGGAAGTTGAACTGGAACGCAAGCTCCGCGCTCACCAGGAAGCCGCCCAGCATCGGGCCGGAGATGGCGCCCAGGCGGCCGACGCCCGATGCCCAGCCGATGCCGGTGGAACGGATCGCCAGCGGGTAGTACTGCGCGACGTAGGCGTACAGCAGGATCTGCGCGCCGATCGTGCATGCGCCGGCCACGGCGATGAACAGGTACAGCAGGCCCTGGTCTTCCTTCGGCAGGAAGCCGAGTCCGCCGATCGACAGCGCGGCGATCACGAACATGATCGTCAGCACGCGCCGCAGGTGGAAGCGGTCCGCCAGCCAGCCGCCGCCGATCGCGCCGAAGATCGCGCCGAAGTTCAGCACCAGCAGGAAGGCGAGGCTGTTCTTCAGGTCGTAGCCGGCCTTGACCATCAGCTTCGGCAGCCACGAGCCCAGCGCGTACACCATCAGCAGGCAGCCGAAGAAGGCGACCCAGTACATCAGCGTGCTCAGCAAGCGGCCGTTCTGGAACAGCGCGCCCAGCGCGGCGCCCTTGCCCTTGCCGGTGGGGTAGTGGAGCGTGTCGCCCGCCCGCATCCTGAAGGACGGCTCGACCCGCGACAGCAGCCCGCCCGCCTCGGTCTCGCGCCTGGCCTGGATCAGGAAGCCCACCGCGTCCGGCAGGAAGAACCAGATCAGCGGCAGCAGCAGCAGCGGGACGCCGGCCACGAAGAACACCGCCTGCCAGCCGTAGTTCGGCATCAGGTACATGCCGAGGAAGGCCGAGGTCATGCCGCCCACCGAATAGCCGGAGAACATCACCGCGACCATGGTGCTGCGGATCTTCTTCGGCATGTATTCGGTCATCAGCGCGACCACGTTGGGCATCACGCCGCCGATGCCCAGGCCGGCGATGAAGCGGCAGATGCCGAACTGCGTCGGCGTGGTGGCGAAGCCGTTCAGGAAGGTCATGCCGCTGAAGATGAGCACCGTGATCATGATCACCTTCTTGCGGCCGATCTTGTCGGACAGCGGCCCGAAGATCAGTGCTCCGAACATCATGCCGAACAGCGCGTAGCTGCCCAGCGCACCGGCCTCGATCGGGCTCAGCGCCCACTGTTCCATCAGTTTGGGCAGCACCACGCCATAGATGACGAGGTCGTAGCCGTCGAAGATGATGACCAGCGCGCACCAGAAAAGGACATTGAGGTGAAATCTGTTGAATTTCGCCTCGTCGATTATTTTGTGTACATCAACCGTTGCCACGTTACGTCTCCTGCTCGCTTATGAAAAACCGGGGGATGGGGAAGGCTCTTCCACGCATCCGTGAAGGGGACGGGGCGCCTGATCCTGTTTTGCGCGCACAGTCTCCCCTCCAGTGCGCATGACGCACCGGAAACCGTGGCTTTCCGCCGCTGCGGCCCCGGCTTGCGGGGCGCCCCGTCTATCGTTTGGGAGTGTCTGCGATCAGCCCAGATCGCCGCCGCCCACCGGCAGCACCACGCCGGTGATGTAGGAGGCATCGTCCGAGGCCAGGAACAGGATCGCCCCGGCCTGCTCGTCGGTGGTGCCGAAGCGCTTCATCAGGCTGGTGTCGAGCGACTGGGTGTAGATCTGCTTGTACCAGGTCTTTTCCTGCCGGGACTGCTTGCCGGTGTTGCGCTGCACGCGCCGCGGCGGCGCCTCGGTGGCGCCGGGCGACACCGCATTGACGCGGATGCCGCGCTCGCCGTTCTCGAACGCGAGGCACGCGGTCAGGGCATTGACGCCGCCCTTCGCCGCGCCATAGGGCACGCGGTTGACGCCGCGCGTGGCGATCGACGACACGTTGACGATGACGCCGTGCTCCTTCTCGAGCATGTAGGGCAGCGCGGCGCGGCAGCACCACAGCGTCGGGAACAGCGAACGGCGCACCTCGGCCTCGATCTGCTTTTCTTCGTAGTGCTCGAAGGGCCTGGTCCAGATCGTTCCGCCGACGTTGTTGATCAGGATGTCGATGCGGCCGAAGCGTTCGACGGCCTCGTCCATCACCCTCTGGCACTCGGCGAACTGCTCGAGATCGGCCGTCAGCGTCAGCACCTGGGTGATCTTGCCCAGCGTGTCGTTCAGCTCATGGACGAATTCGGCGCGGTCCACCAGTACCAGGAGTCCCCCCTCGTCGGCCATCCGCTCCGCTACGCGCAGGCCGATGCCCTGCGCGGCGCCGGTGATGACCGCGACCTTGTTGTCGAAACGCTTGTTCTGCTGCATGTCGAATTACCCGAATGGATGGATTGCGTGGATCGGAACCCGCTCAGACGCTGGCGGCGAACTTCTCGTAGTGGAAGCTGGCCGGTTCGACCTTGCGCTCGCGCAGGTTGTGCGCAACGGCCTCCACCATCGGCGGGGGGCCGCACAGGTAGATATCCACGTCGCCCTCGTTCAGGTGCGCCGGCTCGATGTGGGCGGTGACGTAGCCCTTCCTCGGGCAGGCGCTGTCCTCCGCCACCACGCACACGGCATAGGTGAAGTTCGGCAGCAGTCTGGTGAAGGCGTCGAGCTTGTCGGTCTCGACCACGTCGGCATCGGTATTGACGCCGTAGATCAGGTGGATCGGCTGCGCGCTGCCGCCGTCGGCCACGATCTTGTCGAGCATGGCGAGGAACGGCGCCAGGCCGGTGCCGCCCGCCAGCATCAGCACGGGACGCTGGATGTCGCGCAGGTAGAAGCTGCCGAGCGGGCCGGCGAGCTTGATCTCGTCGCCCGGCCGGGCCTTGCCGGTCAGGTAGCCGCTCATCAGGCCGTTGGGCACGTTGCGGATCAGGAAGGACACCTCGCCCGCCTTCGGCATCGAGCTGAAGGAATACGCGCGATGCTGGTCGCTGCCGGGAACGCCGAGGTTGGCGTACTGGCCCGGCAGGAAGGACAGCTTGTCGATGCCTTCGCCCTGCAGCGTCAGGTTGATGGTGCTGGCCGACAACTGGCGCACTTCCTTGACGGTGGCGGCGATGCTGCTCTGCCTGATCTTGCACACTTCCGACGACGCCGGGATGCGGATCACGCAGTCGCTCTTGGGGTGCATCTGACAGGTCAGGACGTAGCCCAGCCCCGCCTCCTCTTCGCTGAGGGCATCCTCGATGTAGAAGTCCAGTTCGAACTTGCCGGACTCCGCGAAGCTCTTGCAGGCGCCGCAGGCGCCGTCGCGGCAGTCGATCGGAACGTTGACGCCCTGGCGGTAGGCGGCGTCGGCCACGGTCTCGGTCGACTTGCAATCGATGAAGCGGGTGACACCGTCTTCAAAGTTCAGTGCGATCTTGTAAGTCATATTGACCCCCTCTGCTGGAGATGAGCCCGAATCGACACCACCCTCCACATGTCGATCAGGCGAAAACCGGCGACAACCCCGGGTAAGAGCTGTCGCCGGCCACTGACACGCCCGAGCCTGAGCCCGGCGCCTGCGTCAGACGTGATAGACGTCGATGACGTGGCGGATGTAATCGGTCTTCAGAACGACCTTCTTGTCCTTGATGATCGGGCCGGCGCCCGAGAAGTCGATGGTGTAGAAGCTGCTGCCGTAGAACAGGTCCGTGTGGTTGTAGCGGGTGCTCGACGTGTGCCAGTTGAAGCGCACCTTCACCAGGCTGCCGCTCTGCTCGACGACTTCCACGTTGGTGATGTTGTGCGAGGTGCGGGTATCCGGGATCGTCGCGCTCGAGCGCTCGGTGCGGATACGGAACACACGGTCTTCCAGGCCGCCGCGGTTCGCGTAGTAGATCAGCGAGATTTCGCTCTGCGGATCTTCCGTCAGCTCACCGTCGTCGTCCCAGGCGGGCATCCAGTAGGTGGCCTTCTCGTCGTAGCAGGCCAGCCAGCTATCCCAGTCGCGGTCGTCGAGGTAACGGGCTTCGCGGTAGAGGAAGGCGCACACGGCCTCGTAGGAAATGCTCATTTAATTCGTCTCCTCGGTATTATTGTTCGGCGGCCTGCTGTTCGGCGACGAGCGCCTTCTTCATTTCCTCGAGCCAGTAGGTGTGCTGGGCGACGTAGAGACCTTCGTCTTCCGTCTTCACACCGCTGAGGATGGGCTTCAGGCCGATCTTGTCGGCTTCGGCGTCCGGCC
This DNA window, taken from Thauera sp. K11, encodes the following:
- the benC gene encoding benzoate 1,2-dioxygenase electron transfer component BenC, with the protein product MTYKIALNFEDGVTRFIDCKSTETVADAAYRQGVNVPIDCRDGACGACKSFAESGKFELDFYIEDALSEEEAGLGYVLTCQMHPKSDCVIRIPASSEVCKIRQSSIAATVKEVRQLSASTINLTLQGEGIDKLSFLPGQYANLGVPGSDQHRAYSFSSMPKAGEVSFLIRNVPNGLMSGYLTGKARPGDEIKLAGPLGSFYLRDIQRPVLMLAGGTGLAPFLAMLDKIVADGGSAQPIHLIYGVNTDADVVETDKLDAFTRLLPNFTYAVCVVAEDSACPRKGYVTAHIEPAHLNEGDVDIYLCGPPPMVEAVAHNLRERKVEPASFHYEKFAASV
- a CDS encoding MFS transporter; protein product: MATVDVHKIIDEAKFNRFHLNVLFWCALVIIFDGYDLVIYGVVLPKLMEQWALSPIEAGALGSYALFGMMFGALIFGPLSDKIGRKKVIMITVLIFSGMTFLNGFATTPTQFGICRFIAGLGIGGVMPNVVALMTEYMPKKIRSTMVAVMFSGYSVGGMTSAFLGMYLMPNYGWQAVFFVAGVPLLLLPLIWFFLPDAVGFLIQARRETEAGGLLSRVEPSFRMRAGDTLHYPTGKGKGAALGALFQNGRLLSTLMYWVAFFGCLLMVYALGSWLPKLMVKAGYDLKNSLAFLLVLNFGAIFGAIGGGWLADRFHLRRVLTIMFVIAALSIGGLGFLPKEDQGLLYLFIAVAGACTIGAQILLYAYVAQYYPLAIRSTGIGWASGVGRLGAISGPMLGGFLVSAELAFQFNFLAFAVPGAIAGLAISMVGRSAVHAPEEEKNLAFAAETGMMEVD
- a CDS encoding 1,6-dihydroxycyclohexa-2,4-diene-1-carboxylate dehydrogenase, whose amino-acid sequence is MQQNKRFDNKVAVITGAAQGIGLRVAERMADEGGLLVLVDRAEFVHELNDTLGKITQVLTLTADLEQFAECQRVMDEAVERFGRIDILINNVGGTIWTRPFEHYEEKQIEAEVRRSLFPTLWCCRAALPYMLEKEHGVIVNVSSIATRGVNRVPYGAAKGGVNALTACLAFENGERGIRVNAVSPGATEAPPRRVQRNTGKQSRQEKTWYKQIYTQSLDTSLMKRFGTTDEQAGAILFLASDDASYITGVVLPVGGGDLG
- the benB gene encoding benzoate 1,2-dioxygenase small subunit, whose product is MSISYEAVCAFLYREARYLDDRDWDSWLACYDEKATYWMPAWDDDGELTEDPQSEISLIYYANRGGLEDRVFRIRTERSSATIPDTRTSHNITNVEVVEQSGSLVKVRFNWHTSSTRYNHTDLFYGSSFYTIDFSGAGPIIKDKKVVLKTDYIRHVIDVYHV